One genomic region from Magallana gigas chromosome 3, xbMagGiga1.1, whole genome shotgun sequence encodes:
- the LOC105348178 gene encoding uncharacterized protein, which produces MSRHGEYDFPAPPPMSGEFECIPLHDQTMPVTEQPERIFIGQPDRTPRIQETSQKGQNYGGHEGPMSPSYRSDFMPPQYRQEDNRLMRDNSIARGTGQSQTMPRPVQQQPISHTEPSRPMQKYSRPSSLSAEPNMQRQTAKQDQYRPPPVAQKPGQRPVFNYLGQSNPVATGIQRQLYPQFIKPSPRNWSSGLCSCCSDIKSCCGVFWCGCFFYPCFLSKKLGEHTCLPCIMSSTCSLISLRTKLRTQARIDGTVCSDCCTVVFCQCCAMCQMSREHDFATKHRIVQN; this is translated from the exons atgagcAGGCACGGGGAATATGACTTTCCTGCCCCGCCACCCATGTCGGGGGAATTCGAGTGTATTCCCTTGCACGATCAGACGATGCCAGTAACAGAACAACCAGAGAGGATATTCATTGGTCAACCGGATAGAACACCAAGGATACAAGAAACATCCCAGAAAGGACAGAATTATGGCGGTCATGAGGGCCCTATGTCACCATCATACCGCTCCGATTTTATGCCCCCGCAATATAGACAGGAAGATAACAGGTTGATGAGGGACAACTCAATCGCCCGGGGAACAGGCCAGTCTCAAACGATGCCTAGACCTGTCCAACAGCAACCCATTTCCCATACAGAGCCGAGCAGACCAATGCAAAAATATTCCCGCCCATCGTCGCTTTCAGCTGAACCAAACATGCAGAGACAAACTGCAAAACAGGACCAGTACCGGCCCCCGCCCGTTGCCCAGAAACCTGGTCAGCGACCGGTGTTTAATTAC CTCGGACAATCCAACCCCGTAGCAACAGGCATACAGAGGCAGTTATACCCGCAATTCATCAAACCTTCACCGCGGAACTGGAGCTCAGGACTATGTTCTTGTTGTTCCGACATTAAATCAT GTTGTGGAGTGTTTTGGTGTGGTTGTTTCTTTTATCCGTGCTTTTTATCGAAGAAGCTAGGAGAGCACACTTGTCTGCCATGTATAATGAGTAGCACTTGTTCTTTGATATCTTTACGTACCAAACTGCGCACACAAGCCCGTATAGAT GGAACAGTCTGTTCCGACTGCTGTACTGTCGTCTTCTGTCAATGTTGTGCCATGTGTCAAATGTCACGTGAACATGATTTCGCCACCAAGCACCGTATAGTGCAGAACTAG